The Rhododendron vialii isolate Sample 1 chromosome 6a, ASM3025357v1 genome includes a window with the following:
- the LOC131330659 gene encoding L-ascorbate oxidase homolog, translated as MEEKRRWWGVRLLICLTLVVFKCINGDDPYRFFTWNVTFGDIYPLGVKQQGILINGQFPGPAIESVTNDNLIVSVFNNLDQPFLLTWNGVQQRRNSWQDGVYGTNCPIPPGQNFTYILQVKDQIGSYFYFPSLAFHRAAGGFGGIKISSRPLIPVPFDPPAGDYTVLAGDWFKKNHTDLKAILDGGNGLPFPDGLLINGRGSNGNTFTVDQGKTYRFRISNVGLTTSINFRIQGHKMLLVEVEGTHTLQNTYDSLDIHLGQSYSVLVTADQPAQDYFIVVSTRFTSQVLTATSILHYSNSGGSASGPPPAGPTIEVDWSLNQALSIRQNLTASGPRPNPQGSYHYGMVNTTRTIRLANSAPIINGKQRYAVNSVSFIPADTPLKLADYFKIPGVFSLGSISDNPTGGGGFLQTSVMAANFRAYLEIVFENTEGTVQSWHIDGHILFVVGMNGGQWSSASRSSYNLRDTISRSTVQVYPNSWTAVYMPLDNVGMWNIRSANWARQYLGQQFYLRVYSPVNSIRDEYPIPTNALVCGRALGRKTRPQAGWQYRAGVGTRL; from the exons atggaagagaAGAGGAGATGGTGGGGTGTGAGATTGTTGATATGCCTAACACTGGTGGTGTTCAAGTGCATAAATGGGGACGATCCATACAGGTTCTTTACGTGGAATGTCACTTTTGGTGATATTTACCCTCTTGGTGTTAAACAACAG GGGATATTGATTAACGGGCAGTTTCCGGGGCCAGCCATCGAGTCGGTGACTAATGACAATTTGATTGTCAGTGTCTTCAACAATTTGGACCAGCCCTTTCTCCTCACTTG GAATGGGGTGCAGCAGAGAAGGAACTCGTGGCAGGATGGAGTGTATGGCACCAACTGCCCCATCCCACCGGGGCAGAACTTCACTTACATCCTTCAAGTAAAGGATCAGATTGGTAGCTACTTCTACTTCCCCTCTCTTGCCTTCCACAGGGCTGCGGGAGGGTTCGGTGGCATCAAAATTTCTAGCCGTCCTTTGATCCCCGTTCCCTTTGATCCCCCTGCTGGAGATTACACTGTACTAGCCGGTGactggttcaaaaaaaatcacacg GATTTAAAAGCCATTTTGGATGGTGGAAATGGTCTTCCCTTCCCTGATGGTCTTCTGATAAACGGTCGTGGATCAAACGGCAACACATTCACAGTTGATCAGG GCAAGACCTACAGGTTCCGGATATCAAACGTCGGGCTGACTACTTCCATTAACTTCAGAATCCAGGGGCATAAGATGCTGCTAGTTGAGGTAGAAGGCACCCACACACTGCAGAATACTTATGATTCCCTCGATATCCATTTGGGACAGTCCTATTCTGTATTGGTTACTGCCGATCAACCTGCACAAGACTACTTTATTGTGGTCTCAACTCGTTTCACCTCTCAAGTGCTCACAGCCACATCTATCCTTCATTACAGTAACTCTGGAGGAAGTGCTTCCGGCCCTCCCCCTGCTGGACCGACAATTGAGGTTGATTGGTCGCTTAACCAAGCACTGTCCATTAG GCAAAATCTAACAGCAAGTGGACCGAGGCCAAATCCACAAGGCTCGTACCACTATGGTATGGTCAACACTACCCGCACAATTAGACTTGCAAACTCAGCTCCAATCATCAACGGCAAGCAGAGATATGCTGTCAATAGCGTGTCATTCATCCCAGCTGACACTCCTCTAAAACTCGCTGACTACTTCAAGATTCCAGGTGTCTTCTCCCTGGGAAGCATCTCAGACAACCCCACCGGAGGTGGTGGTTTTCTCCAGACTTCTGTCATGGCAGCCAATTTTCGAGCTTATCTTGAGATTGTGTTTGAGAATACAGAAGGCACGGTGCAGTCATGGCACATTGATGGCCACATTTTGTTTGTTGTGGG AATGAATGGAGGACAATGGTCATCCGCCAGCAGATCAAGCTACAACTTAAGGGACACAATTTCTCGTTCCACGGTTCAG GTGTATCCGAATTCGTGGACTGCAGTTTACATGCCTTTGGACAATGTGGGAATGTGGAACATAAGATCTGCGAACTGGGCTCGACAGTATTTAGGTCAGCAATTCTATCTCCGCGTTTATTCCCCTGTAAACTCAATTAGAGATGAGTACCCAATCCCGACAAACGCTCTTGTCTGTGGTCGAGCATTAGGCCGTAAGACTCGGCCTCAAGCTGGCTGGCAATACAGGGCTGGAGTAGGTACTCGCTTATAG